Within the Flavobacterium sp. N502536 genome, the region TAAAATAAAATTAAACGATTTTATTGCTACAAAATATCCGGGAACTGAGAAAAGTTACTCTTCTTTTGAAAGTAAAGTAACCGTTCAGGATTCTACAGAAACATTTAATGCTGATATTTATATGAATCACGTTTTAGATCATAAAGGATACCGATTCTTCCAGTCATCCTTTGATCCGGACGAGAAAGGAACTGTATTGTCTGTAAATCACGATTCATGGGGAACTAACATTACTTATTTCGGTTATTTTATGTTGTACATTGGTTTGATGGCTATTATGTTTACCAAACATTCCCGTTTTGGCGACTTGAAACGCAAATTAGAAGGCGTGAAAAAGAAAAAAGAAAAATTGATCACGATATTGGTTTTAATGATTGGTTTAAGTGGTTTTGCTCAGGCACCGCATGTTCATACACCGGGTCATGAACACAATCACAACACGGATCCTAACGATCACGCCAATCATGCACCTGCTCCGCCAAGTCAGAAACAATTAGACTCTTTATTGACTATTTACAAAGCTCCTGAAGCTCATGCCGCTAAATTTGGTCGTTTGATCATTCAGGATGCTGGTGGTAGAATGAAGCCTATTAATACTTTCTCATCTGAATTACTTAGAAAAGTGAGTCAGAGCGATACGTATAACGGAATGAATTCGGATCAGGTGTTTTTGTCTATGACACAATATGCTCAGGTTTGGATACAGGTTCCACTTGTTTATTTGAGAGCCGGAAATGACAGTATTCGTAAAATTATCGGGGTAGAGAAAACCGCTAAACACGCTCCTTTTGTTAAGTTTTTTGATGCCAATGGAAATTATAAACTTTCACCATTTTTAGACGCAGCATACAAAGTAGGAAATCCAAATCAGTTTGAGAAGGATTTTATGGATACGGATAAAAGAGTTAATTTAATGGAATCTGCTTTAAGCGGTAGTATTCTGAAAATATTCCCTATTCCGAATGATCCAAATCACAAATGGGTTTCGTATCTGGAAAGACAGCAGGGAGGATTTAAAGGAATGGATTCGACTTATGTTACTCAGATTCTGCCAATGTATTTTAGTGCTTTGAATAATGGTTCGATTTCTAAAAACTTTACTACAGCCGATCAGTTGGTCGAAAGTATTAACGGTTTTCAAAAGAAATTTGGAAGTAAAGTACGACCAAGTGAGGAAAAAATTGACGCTGAAATAGCCTACAACAAATATGATATTTTCAAAAAATTACCGTTTTGGTACCTTACTGTTTCGGCTTTCATGTTGATTTTTACCATTGTAAATATCTTTTTTGAGAAGAAATGGCTTCGCATAACGATCAACGGTTTTCATGTACTGGTAGGATTACTATTTGCTCTGCATACTTTAGGGCTTGTAGCGCGCTGGTACATTTCAGGTCATGCTCCATGGAGTAATGCTTACGAGTCTATTATCTATGTAGCCTGGGCGACGATGTTCTTTGGGTTGGCTTTTGACAGAAAATCGAAACTTACCGTAGCTTCATCCGCTTTTGTGACTGCAATGATCGTAATGGCTGCTTATATGAACTGGATTGATCCGGAAATTGCAAACTTACAGCCGGTACTGAATTCTTATTGGTTAATGATTCACGTAGCAGTAATTGTAGGTAGTTATGGTCCGTTTGCGTTAAGTATGATTTTAGGTTTTGTAGCTTTGGTATTGATTTTCTTTACCAATGAAAAAAACAAAACCAAAATGGATTTGAACATTAAAGAGATTACTTATATCAATGAAATGTCACTTACAATTGGTTTAATCATGCTAACAATTGGTAACTTCCTGGGCGGTCAATGGGCCAACGAAAGTTGGGGACGTTATTGGGGATGGGATCCAAAAGAAACCTGGGCTTTAATCTCGATTATGGTATATGCTTTTGTTATTCACGCTCGTTTTGTACCGGCTCTTAGAGGAAAATGGTTCTTTAACTTAATGAGTATGTATGCTTTTATCTCTATTTTGTTTACCTATTACGGGGTAAATTTCCACTTAGTAGGCTTACATTCGTATGCTACCGGAGAAGCACATTCTTTAAGCTGGATTTGGTATTCATTAGGAGTGATCTCGATTATTGGAGCAATCACATATCCTAAGCACCGCAAGCATTATAAAAGCAAGAAAAAGTAAGAAATAATAATTCACATAAAAAAAAGATTCAGTTTTTAGCTGAATCTTTTTTTTATGTCTAAACTGAAGTATTTAGTTTTCTTTTTTTAACCCATTAGGATACATAATTGCCAGTAATACGACAATGAGTAAAAAATTATACTCCATACCATTTCTTCCGCCACCCACTACAAACCAGCCTTCCTGAAAATGAACCAGAATTATTCCCATAATTAAGATCAGTATAGTGACAAATCCAGCCAGTTTAATGTATTTATTAAAAAGTAGTAGCAGTGCCGCCACAACATGCGACAATTTAATAGACCAGGCCAGAAAAACGCCAAAAGGTGCGAAACCAATCTGATTGAGGTATAAATTTCCAAAATCGTTAATTCCGTTATTAAACATTCCGAAAACAGAATGGGTAAGGAGGATAAGAGCAACTGCAATTCTTAGAAGTAAAGTTCCATTCATGATTTAATTGGTTTATTGGTAAGGTTTATATATTGAAAGTAATAAAAAAAAAACGCATATTGAATTGAATATGCGTTTTTTAAGTTTTGTGATAGGCTGTTTTAAACTTTTCCTAAAGTATACAATTGTTCCATAGTAGGCGTTAAGCTTCCTCCTGCAGGTTCTAAAGTAATTCCAAAAGCCTCTGCTGAGTCGGTTTGATTTACAGCAAATATTTTTTGATTGTTTCCTTCAAAGTTATCTAGTAAACCAATACTGGTAGGGGTTAGTACCGGACTTAGTTTTAAAGCCCAAACCTGATACACCATACCTTTTGGCGGTTTAGGTAAACCGGCAGCATCGATATAGGTAGTTTTCGTTTCTTTGTTCCAGTACACTTTTGCAAATGAACCTGGAGAAACCGCTTGTCCGCCAAGGGTTACACCTGTGTTTTTGATGTCTCTTACAATAGTCAGACTTTTTTCGGTTTGCTTGTTCTGCTGATCTAAGAAAGCATAATCTTTTTCAATTTTGTTTTTCTCCGTACCAACAGTTGCAATAGCTTCTTTTGATTTTGTCAATTCTAAAGTTTGATATCCAAAACCTAAGAGCAGCAATACTGCCGCGGCCCAGCCTACATATTGAGACCAGCTTGAAGCAGGTTTCATTTCGACTACTTTGCCGTGTTTCAGCTCTAAACGGGCTTTTATCTTCTCAAAGTTGGCTACCGAGTGAAAAGGAGAGAAACTTGATGATAAAGCTACGATAGCTTTTTCGATCGAAACAATTTCCTCTTCAACTTCCGGGTTTTTCTTAGCCAGCTCGGCTATTTCCAGATTTTCAGTTTCGGTCAATAAACCGTAAACATATAGTTCCAGAATTCCTGATTCTATGTACTCTTTTGCTTCCATTATATTTTTAGATAATTTCTTAAATCGTTAATACAGTTTCTGTTTTGCGTTTTGATCGTTCCCAAAGGCAGTGCCAATTCTTCTGAGGCTTCTTGTTGGGTATATCCTTTAAAAAATAATAAATCTATAATCTCAATACATTTTGGTTTCAATTTTTTTACAAATTCTTGTATTCCAATAGTATCAATTCTATTAACGAGTTTATTACTGTCGTCTAACAGATTTACGAAATTATCTGAAGAAAGGTTTTTTTGACTGTTATTAAAATTTTTGGATCTTAACTTATCGATGGAAGTATTGCGGGCAATATTAAGGATCCAGGTGTAAAACCTTCCTTTACTTTCATTATAGGAGTCGATGTTTTTCCAGATTTTAACAAAAACTTCCTGCAAAACATCTTCGGCTTCTTCCCGGTTTTTGATCAGAACATTGATCACCGAAAATAAACTTTTCGAGTACATATCGTACAAATGGGTAAAAGCTCTTTCGTCTTTTTTGTAAATTAAAACTAATAATTCTTCCTGACTCATAAGCTGGGGTTTTTAAGTTGAAACAAAATTTTGGAAATATATTGTGTAACCTGAGATAAAGATAATTTATTTTTTTCTGAAATTTTACTTTTTTTTAACAGTCCAAAACCTAGTAAAATAAGGGTTTTGAAAAAAATATCACTTTTTTTTGATTTTTTTAAAACCAAAAACAATCCAATTACGTAAATGCTATTATAACATCAGAATAATAATTACGAAAATAGCAAGAGGCTGAAAATGAAGATGATTTCGATTATTTAAAAGTATTTCTGAGGACAGAAAGGCTGATAAAAATTAACATTTAAAAAGAATTAATTGTAAAGTAAATCTCAATAAATAAAATTTGATTGTCATGAACGGCTTAAACAAATTAAAAATACTGATCGTAGGTCTGACCGCAGTGTTAGCATTCCAGGGATTTAATAAAAGTGATTTTCGCAGACAGCTTGCTCAGTATGATCATAAGAATTCAGAGATTGTAACAAACGATAATACATTATTTAGGAATTAGTAGATAAGTTGATGTCATCGGACTTCCACAGTAAAATTGAATTTAGAATTCCGGAAGCCCACTTCTTGCCCAGAATGAACATAAACGCCATAAAAAAATATACTCCAAAGGGACTGGAATTTTGAAAAGTATCCGCACTATAACCGGGACATCAACTGTATTTAATATAAAAATATAAAAGATAAGAACGATTAATTCATGGTTTGATTTGTTTGTATGGGGGGAAGCCTAACGTCTGATTAACGTTAGGCTTCATTTTTTTATTTAACTTATGTTTAGTAAAAATATAGCAAGTAAAGTCATTTGGAGAAGGAGAATTTAACTAATTTTATAAAAAATTAAACAATGAAAAAAGTCGTATTTATAGTCTGTAGTGTAGTTCTTTTGTTCGGCACAAATACACAGGCGCAAACCAGTAAAGAAAAATTATCTAAAACAGATAAAACCATGGCAAAAGAAACCATTTATCAATTTAAGGTGGAAGATTTATCAGGAGACACTTTTGATTTTGCTTCGCTAAAAGGAAAAAAAGTGATGATTGTAAATACAGCATCAAAATGCGGTTTAACTCCTCAATACAAAGATCTTGAGGCAATCTACAAAGAGTACAAAGACAAAGGATTTGTGATTGTAGGATTCCCGGCTAATAATTTTGCATCGCAGGAACCGGGTACAAACAAAGAAATTGAGACCTTTTGCCAACAAAACTACGGGGTAACATTTCCAATGATGGACAAAGTTTCTGTAAAAGGAAATGATATGTGCGAAATCTACAAATTTTTGACGCAAAAATCTAAAAACGGCTTACAGGATTCTGAAGTAGAATGGAACTTTCAAAAATACCTGATTAACGAAAAAGGCGAATTGGTTAAAGTAATTAAACCAAGAACATTACCTACAGATCCGGAAGTAATAAACTGGATCAAGAGTTAATAGCACGATCTGAACCAATAAAAAAATCCACAAACCTAAATTCTAGGTTTGTGGATTTTTTTTATGATGTGTCAGGTTTATTTGAGTATCAGTTGCATGAAAACCAAATCGAGCCAATGGTCAAACTTGTATCCAACTTCACAAAGGGTTCCGGTTGCAACAAAACCAAATTTTTCATGAAAAGCAATACTTCCGGCGTTATCAGCATCAATTGCTCCAATCATCACTTGATAGCCCTGTTCTTTGGCCAAACGAATCAATTCTGATAGTAACTGAGAACCGATACCTTTTCCAATCACATGATCAACCACATAAACCGAATGTTCTACTGTATATTGGTATCCAATCTTCTCACGAAATTGCCCGTAGCTCCCAAATCCAACAACCTCTCCCTCTAATTCTGCCACTACTACAGGCAGTTTTTTAGCCTTTTTATCTTCAAACCATTGGGTCTGAATTTCGAGAGTTTGAATCTCATAGCTGTAGTTTGCTGTGGTATGCAGGATCGAATGGTTTACAATATCCAGAATCTGCTCTAAATCGTTTGTCGTTGCTGGTCTAATGTTAAGGCTCATGGCTGTTTTTTAGATTATTTGGTATTGAGTTCTGTCAGTAAGGTATCAACTTCTTTGGAATTCCAGTTCATTTCTTTTGCAATTTCTTTGGCATCCCTGGCATATTGCAAGGCAGATTTTTTATCTTTTATTTTGTTGTAAAGCCTTGCCAGCAGTAGATTTCCGTCATAAGAATCATTTAATTCTATAGCATGTTTTACCCAGGAAATCGACTTTTTCAAGCTCTCTGTATCTGCAATATGTTTTAAATACGTTTGCCCGATATCTTTTAGGACACTGGCGTCGTTCCAGACTAATTTTTGTGCATTATCGAGGGTGACTTTCTTGTAGAACTGCCATTTTTCGGTTCGTTCGGCAAGGGTTAAATCAAACTTAAACACCATCGAATCGATCTTCTGCAGGCGTACCGATTTTGCAATTTCTCTTTGTTTGTAATAGTTTGTGGTGTCTAAATTATCAACATAGGGGCGAAGTGACTCGGATACGATACTTTCAATTTTGCGGTCGATACGACTTTGCGAAGCCACAGCGGCAAATTCTTTTTCATGACTTAAAACGTACTGAAATTCTCTTGATTTTATATCGGTAACCCCGTTGGCAATCACACGCCAATTGGTTTCACTAACCAACTGTGCATCCGATTGTGTATTGAGGTAAATATGTGTCGGGACCGATAAATCGGTGCGGTCTTTTCCTTTTTTCAACGTATTCAGATAGTTGAAAAACTTTACGGCATTACTGGGGTCTGCAAGAAACTCTTTTTCTAAGTAAGGCAATTGCAGCTTAGGGTTTAAGGAAGCGTTTACCTCCGCCATAAAAGCCTCTTTTTTTAATTCTCCTTTCAAGGCATATAAAAGCGTTTCATTGGAAGGATCTATAAATAAAAAAGTGGGAAGCGATTTGGTATTGAATTTATTCTTAAGTGCAGTGCCTTCTTCTTTTTCAATGTTTTTCCAGACACAAACATAATTTTTGTTCAAAAAAGCCAGCACAGCAGGATCGCTAAAAACTTCTTTTTTCATCAGATTACAATGCGGACACCAATCGGCATAAAGCATTACAAAAAGTGGTTTTCCTTGTGTTTTGGCATTCTCCAGAGCAGTTTTGTAAGGGGTATCATCAGGAACAAACTGATTTTGTGCTTGTATAAACGGTACTGAAACAAAAAGAAAGAAGAGATATAGAAAACGCATAACGGCTTTGTTTGATTGAAAAAAATCGTTTTTACAAATATATCCCCTTTTTCCAGAAACTCGTTTCAATATCTTCATATTTATAAGTTAAATCCAATGCGAAGTTCGTAACTTTGTGCCGTCAAAAAGAGCCTTAAAAACAGTAAGACTCTTTTCAAAAAGTAATACACCATAAGAATGATTTACCCCAAAATAGCGCTTGCACAAAGCATTATCGAAATTTGTTCAGGCAAAGGAATCACGAATATTATAATTTCTCCGGGATCAAGAAATGCGCCTTTGACCATAGGATTTGCCCAAAACCCTAATTTTAACTGTTATAGTATTGCCGACGAGCGTTGTGCTGCTTTTTTTGCATTGGGAATTGCGCAGCAAACCAAAATACCTACCGCAATTGTTTGTACTTCAGGATCAGCATTGTTAAACTACTATCCGGCTGTTGCTGAGGCATTTTACAGTCAGATTCCGTTAATTGTGATTTCGGCAGATCGTCCGCAAAGTAAGATTGATATTGGTGACGGACAAACGATTCGTCAGGAGAATGTATTTCAAAACCATTCTGTGTATAACGCCAATTTAACCGAGGAAGCTTCTGCAGAAAATGATTTAAAGATCAATAAAGCCATAGAAACCACTATACTTCAAAAAGGACCTGTTCATATTAATGCTCCTTTTGAAGAGCCTTTATACGAAACGGTTTCAGAACTTTCTGTAGCGCCAGTAATTACCAATTCAGAGGAAATTCTGGGAACAACAATCATAGAAAACGAAGCAGAAGCTGTTGCTGTTTGGAATACTTCAAAAAGAAAATTAATTCTTATTGGAGGTATAAACGAAGTCAATTCTGTTGATAAAGAAATTCTGGAAAACTTCGCCAAAGATCCCTCAATTGTTGTGCTTACGGAGACCACATCAAATTTACATCATCCAAGTTTTATTAATAGTATCGATACTTTAATTACACCATTTGACGATGCTGATTTTAAAGAGCTTGAACCGGAAGTTTTAATCACTTTTGGAGGTATGATTGTTTCAAAGCGTATTAAGGCTTTTTTACGAAAATACAAACCCGAACACCACTGGCACATAGATACTTTACGTGCTTATGATACCTTTAATGCTTTAAGTAAACATTTTGTAATGGAACCGGATACTTTTTTTAAAGAACTGCTTCCAAAAACAACATTTGCGACAAGTGATTATTTTTCTAAAATTGATAAAATTTACGATTTAAGAAAAATCAAAAAAGAAGAGTATCTGCGTAAAATTGGATTTTCAGATTTTAAAGTATTTGAAAAAGTAATCGGATCACTTCCTAAAAACAGTCAGCTGCAAATTAGCAATAGTTCAGCCATTCGATATGCACAGTTAATTGAGATCGATCCTTCAATCGAAGTTTATTGTAATCGCGGAACAAGCGGTATTGACGGCAGTACATCAACAGCAGTGGGCGCAGCGGTAGGAAACGATAAACAAACCGTTTTTATTACGGGCGATATCAGCTTTTTGTATGATAGCAATGCTTTGTGGAATGCTTATATTCCTAAAAACTTCAAAATTGTTCTAATCAATAATGGAGGAGGAGGAATTTTCAGAATCTTACCGGGTCATGAAGAAAAACCGGTTTTTAACACCTATTTCGAAACATCACATCATTTAACAGCCGAACATCTGGCTAAAATGTATAAGATGAATTATTTTGTAGCTACTGATGAGGATTCTTTAGCTAAGGGGATTGAAGTACTTTACACAACTAATGAAGCTCCTTGTATTTTGGAAATATTCACACCAACTGCGGAGAACGATGTTATTTTAAAACAATATTTTAAAGAGCTGGTTTAAGCTCCAAAATAATAAATAAAAAGACGCAAAGATTATTATTTCTTTGCGTCTTTTTAATTTTTACAGCAAATTCGAAACTAACGAATTGGAACTGGGAATACCGGTAAACTGGCATGTCCTAAAGCATCGACGCTTTGCACGGCAAAAAAGTAATTGTCTTTAGAATAGGGGATTTCGGCTTTGGTATCTTTTACAAAAAAAGTTTTTTCCCAGTGTGGAGAAGAAGTTTCTCTCATTAAAATCTGGTAGCCAAAAGGAGTTTTTCCTTCGGGCACGCTCCACGCTAAAGTGGAAGAGTTAGAAAGCTCTTTTACTTCGATCCCTACATTTAAAGGCGCTTTTGGTGACCATGCTAAATTGGCCAGCGTCGCTAAGTTGGAACAGGTGTTTTTTCGCAGATATTCAAAATCCATAAACTCAGCAAGATCGCCATATTGAATACCATTTTCAGTTCTTAAATCCTGATGCTGATGATTGAAATTTTCATTCATTTCGCAAAAACGAACAGCGGTAAAGCCATTTTGACTAAACGGAGTATGATCACCACCACGAAGGAAGCGGTCATTTCGATACACCAATTTCACTTTTAATTGGTCAACATACTGTTCAGTCACCGTTTTGATATATCGTGCCAACAAGCGCGACGGACTGTCGTTGTCACGGTTTGTTGCTTTACGCATTTTAGCTTCCTCTTCGGTTTCTAAAAACGGAATGGTTTCGCTAAAAATTCTGATTTGAGTATTGTCTCTTAAATTAGTACCGCTGGAAAGACTGTTTCCGATCATGTCATTGTTTAGCATGGCAACAATATTCCAATTGGCTGCTTTGGCCAGTTCCGCTAAATGACGTGCACCATACAAACCTTGCTCTTCACCGGTTACAGCAACGAAAATTATAGTGGCAGGAAATGCTCTTTTACTCATTACTTTTGCCAATTCGATAACGGCAGCAACACCGGAACCATCATCGTTGGCACCCGGAGCATCAGATTTTACATTCATAACGTCTGAAACTCTCGAATCCAGATGTCCGCTTATGATAAACACACGATTATCGTTCGGATCGGTACCTTTTAGAGTTGCCATAACATTTCCGAGTTGGCTGTCTTTGGCAATTCGTTTTCCATCGGCTTTCACATCAAAATAATCGATTTTAGAAGTTAGCCTTCCGTCAGATTCCAGAGCAAACCTGTCAAACTCGGCTTTTACCCATTGCTGGGCGGCACCAATGCCTCTGGTTTTGCTTTTGGTATCACTAAGCGTATGTCGGGTGCCAAAAGAAACTAATTTATGAATGGTAGCTTCCAGGTTTTCGGCTTTGATTTCGCTGATCATTTTCTTTATTTCGGGATCTTCGGCAACTTGTGAAGTAGAAATATGGGTAAAGAACAAAAAGGTAAAAATGGAATAGAAAATGGTCTTTTTCATTGATTTGAGATTAATTATAGGTTCTCAAATTTAAAGAAAAGGAATAAACTACAACATGATCCGGAGGGCTTTTTTTAATTAGAAACATTTTTAGGATTACCATTTTCAAACTTCGTACATTTGCAGCTGGAAACTTAGCTGCTTAACAGCTTAGAATTTTAAGAATATGATTGAAATAGGAAAATACAACACCCTTACTATACTGCGTGATACCAAAGTTG harbors:
- the ccsA gene encoding cytochrome c biogenesis protein CcsA: MDKKIFSFLFSTRLMAVLFLTFAIAMGVGTFIESKYNTDTARILIYNTWWFEAIMVFFLINFFGNIKRYQLLKKEKWATLLLHLAFIFILLGAFITRYISYEGMMPIREGAAENQIYSDKTFLTVFADGEYKGEMKRRVFEKNLLFSPVTNNDFTLSGKFDETPFEVTYVNYIMGATETIKPDPKGTLYLKMVEAGSGGREEHFLKEGEVQNIHNVLFALNKPTAGAININTTGEKYTIQTPFEGEFMRMADKLKGAVTKDNVQPLMMRSLYSIGDIRIVFPDPAVKGVIDYQSNNDFRAKSHHDALIVKVKADGQEKEVRLLGSKGSVGEPQTVKIGKIEYSLFYGSKAYILPFKIKLNDFIATKYPGTEKSYSSFESKVTVQDSTETFNADIYMNHVLDHKGYRFFQSSFDPDEKGTVLSVNHDSWGTNITYFGYFMLYIGLMAIMFTKHSRFGDLKRKLEGVKKKKEKLITILVLMIGLSGFAQAPHVHTPGHEHNHNTDPNDHANHAPAPPSQKQLDSLLTIYKAPEAHAAKFGRLIIQDAGGRMKPINTFSSELLRKVSQSDTYNGMNSDQVFLSMTQYAQVWIQVPLVYLRAGNDSIRKIIGVEKTAKHAPFVKFFDANGNYKLSPFLDAAYKVGNPNQFEKDFMDTDKRVNLMESALSGSILKIFPIPNDPNHKWVSYLERQQGGFKGMDSTYVTQILPMYFSALNNGSISKNFTTADQLVESINGFQKKFGSKVRPSEEKIDAEIAYNKYDIFKKLPFWYLTVSAFMLIFTIVNIFFEKKWLRITINGFHVLVGLLFALHTLGLVARWYISGHAPWSNAYESIIYVAWATMFFGLAFDRKSKLTVASSAFVTAMIVMAAYMNWIDPEIANLQPVLNSYWLMIHVAVIVGSYGPFALSMILGFVALVLIFFTNEKNKTKMDLNIKEITYINEMSLTIGLIMLTIGNFLGGQWANESWGRYWGWDPKETWALISIMVYAFVIHARFVPALRGKWFFNLMSMYAFISILFTYYGVNFHLVGLHSYATGEAHSLSWIWYSLGVISIIGAITYPKHRKHYKSKKK
- a CDS encoding DoxX family protein — translated: MNGTLLLRIAVALILLTHSVFGMFNNGINDFGNLYLNQIGFAPFGVFLAWSIKLSHVVAALLLLFNKYIKLAGFVTILILIMGIILVHFQEGWFVVGGGRNGMEYNFLLIVVLLAIMYPNGLKKEN
- a CDS encoding anti-sigma factor translates to MEAKEYIESGILELYVYGLLTETENLEIAELAKKNPEVEEEIVSIEKAIVALSSSFSPFHSVANFEKIKARLELKHGKVVEMKPASSWSQYVGWAAAVLLLLGFGYQTLELTKSKEAIATVGTEKNKIEKDYAFLDQQNKQTEKSLTIVRDIKNTGVTLGGQAVSPGSFAKVYWNKETKTTYIDAAGLPKPPKGMVYQVWALKLSPVLTPTSIGLLDNFEGNNQKIFAVNQTDSAEAFGITLEPAGGSLTPTMEQLYTLGKV
- a CDS encoding RNA polymerase sigma factor, whose amino-acid sequence is MSQEELLVLIYKKDERAFTHLYDMYSKSLFSVINVLIKNREEAEDVLQEVFVKIWKNIDSYNESKGRFYTWILNIARNTSIDKLRSKNFNNSQKNLSSDNFVNLLDDSNKLVNRIDTIGIQEFVKKLKPKCIEIIDLLFFKGYTQQEASEELALPLGTIKTQNRNCINDLRNYLKI
- a CDS encoding glutathione peroxidase, translated to MKKVVFIVCSVVLLFGTNTQAQTSKEKLSKTDKTMAKETIYQFKVEDLSGDTFDFASLKGKKVMIVNTASKCGLTPQYKDLEAIYKEYKDKGFVIVGFPANNFASQEPGTNKEIETFCQQNYGVTFPMMDKVSVKGNDMCEIYKFLTQKSKNGLQDSEVEWNFQKYLINEKGELVKVIKPRTLPTDPEVINWIKS
- a CDS encoding GNAT family N-acetyltransferase; translation: MSLNIRPATTNDLEQILDIVNHSILHTTANYSYEIQTLEIQTQWFEDKKAKKLPVVVAELEGEVVGFGSYGQFREKIGYQYTVEHSVYVVDHVIGKGIGSQLLSELIRLAKEQGYQVMIGAIDADNAGSIAFHEKFGFVATGTLCEVGYKFDHWLDLVFMQLILK
- a CDS encoding thioredoxin family protein; this encodes MRFLYLFFLFVSVPFIQAQNQFVPDDTPYKTALENAKTQGKPLFVMLYADWCPHCNLMKKEVFSDPAVLAFLNKNYVCVWKNIEKEEGTALKNKFNTKSLPTFLFIDPSNETLLYALKGELKKEAFMAEVNASLNPKLQLPYLEKEFLADPSNAVKFFNYLNTLKKGKDRTDLSVPTHIYLNTQSDAQLVSETNWRVIANGVTDIKSREFQYVLSHEKEFAAVASQSRIDRKIESIVSESLRPYVDNLDTTNYYKQREIAKSVRLQKIDSMVFKFDLTLAERTEKWQFYKKVTLDNAQKLVWNDASVLKDIGQTYLKHIADTESLKKSISWVKHAIELNDSYDGNLLLARLYNKIKDKKSALQYARDAKEIAKEMNWNSKEVDTLLTELNTK
- the menD gene encoding 2-succinyl-5-enolpyruvyl-6-hydroxy-3-cyclohexene-1-carboxylic-acid synthase — its product is MIYPKIALAQSIIEICSGKGITNIIISPGSRNAPLTIGFAQNPNFNCYSIADERCAAFFALGIAQQTKIPTAIVCTSGSALLNYYPAVAEAFYSQIPLIVISADRPQSKIDIGDGQTIRQENVFQNHSVYNANLTEEASAENDLKINKAIETTILQKGPVHINAPFEEPLYETVSELSVAPVITNSEEILGTTIIENEAEAVAVWNTSKRKLILIGGINEVNSVDKEILENFAKDPSIVVLTETTSNLHHPSFINSIDTLITPFDDADFKELEPEVLITFGGMIVSKRIKAFLRKYKPEHHWHIDTLRAYDTFNALSKHFVMEPDTFFKELLPKTTFATSDYFSKIDKIYDLRKIKKEEYLRKIGFSDFKVFEKVIGSLPKNSQLQISNSSAIRYAQLIEIDPSIEVYCNRGTSGIDGSTSTAVGAAVGNDKQTVFITGDISFLYDSNALWNAYIPKNFKIVLINNGGGGIFRILPGHEEKPVFNTYFETSHHLTAEHLAKMYKMNYFVATDEDSLAKGIEVLYTTNEAPCILEIFTPTAENDVILKQYFKELV
- a CDS encoding M28 family metallopeptidase → MKKTIFYSIFTFLFFTHISTSQVAEDPEIKKMISEIKAENLEATIHKLVSFGTRHTLSDTKSKTRGIGAAQQWVKAEFDRFALESDGRLTSKIDYFDVKADGKRIAKDSQLGNVMATLKGTDPNDNRVFIISGHLDSRVSDVMNVKSDAPGANDDGSGVAAVIELAKVMSKRAFPATIIFVAVTGEEQGLYGARHLAELAKAANWNIVAMLNNDMIGNSLSSGTNLRDNTQIRIFSETIPFLETEEEAKMRKATNRDNDSPSRLLARYIKTVTEQYVDQLKVKLVYRNDRFLRGGDHTPFSQNGFTAVRFCEMNENFNHQHQDLRTENGIQYGDLAEFMDFEYLRKNTCSNLATLANLAWSPKAPLNVGIEVKELSNSSTLAWSVPEGKTPFGYQILMRETSSPHWEKTFFVKDTKAEIPYSKDNYFFAVQSVDALGHASLPVFPVPIR